The window ATGTTGCCAAAAACCTAGCCGTTTTCACCTCGTTCCTACTCGCTTTATTGTTTTCACGGTACCTTGGCATGtcctgttttaatattagtgcACGTTACAGGTTAATCCCGGAACCAGTTTGCCACACGTTTCTATTTACACGTTATGAATATctagaaaattattgttttttatctataaatcttttaaaaattataattaagtcattaaaacataatcttccataaatatttgttattaacaaGACTTTTGTATCGTCAATTATTTGATCTACCTTTACACATGCAaaagtatcatatttttatttttaattacttaatcggtaacatgtttataaaaccaTTATTCATTAATGATGTCAAAAAAGCCTgagattttattacatactttGGAATGCGAACGGTTTTCGATAAAGTGGAACCGTTGAAAAGTATAAAACAGAATTCACCTTAAAAAGGTAACGGGAGCGCCTGGGTCTGACGAGCATTCCGACGGGATTCGGAAAACGAGCTCACGTAGATCGTGCTTTATTATTCCGTAccttttcaaatacaaaattaacgaATCCTTATGCCCCATAGTAAGTACACGTTTATAATCACTCAGAAGATGACGCCGTACTCATTAATCGTATAAATCAcgataaattaaactatctaAGCATTTATTCAAGAAAAATCCCCTGAAAAAATGCTAACAATTCTCCACATAGCCCATTTCGGTAGGAAGAGCGTACATGACTAATGACGTCACTAACGAACAGTCGCGACACCTATTGTTCTCACTCGAGAGGCGATTTGAAGAGGGAATCTTCTTTGTTTTACATAACTCGGTTTCCTcggttttttattctaatggACACGCTGAGTCCGCTATATTCGACGCTTGGTAACATGCACCGAATTCTCTACGTAACAGGTTACGGTTTTATAGGTTTTTCTGGAAATCTGATGGCAATCAAATACGATAttcgattatatttatattgactcAAATTGTGTCCGTGTGGATTAATATATTACCGTGtgaatagtataattttaataataatatagaaagcACTAGTTTGCATATGGCGGGaggttgaaaataattatgttataacaatTGTGTCCTCAAATTTAGCATCAAATACCTACCCGGATCATAACATAAAAACCAACGAGcgtattgaatttataaataatgcctAATCCCCGAATTATCATAATGTTGAACTGATATTGTCGGGCTTCGCTTACATCTGATATCGCATTTTAGcaaacattcaataaaatattaatatttttctttaaaatagacgttaataaagtatgtcctattttacttaaaacaatataattaccgactataaaaacaaaatacttcgccaatagatggcgttgtaTGTCGTTTCCAATATGGAGTGCTCTAACATTATCAGGTGGTGAGTGGCATATCACATTACAGTTACTCTAAAAACTTTATCAAATACAATTCATTGATAAACCGATCGATTATCttctttaatatcatatcttCGGTTTTTTGTACTCTGTTACatagaaaaacaatatattctgTTTATAAAGAGAGTaacttttgaatataatgaaattaagaaGACTTGTGTTTAATATGTTGGTAATAGGAGCTGTAAGAAGCAAAAATTATGTTAGTCGAAGATTTGATACCCTGgcattgatatttaatttaatcgtatatgttaatttttgcttaaaatGGTAGCAAGAAATTGTGGGTTGTGAGGTCATAAAAATAAGGTTATCACTTCTAAAAATATCTCCATAACATCATCagtatttagaatttaaaattatggtatatatatatatcaaagtaagtatagataattataaaaaattgtagtcTTTATTCCATaacacttttttaaattatttttttaaacttaaaatgccgtgtgattaaaattatagggtaatataatttttgggaGGTATAaagtaaagaatattttattcatcacattaactttattacaCAATTCACCGACGCGTTATTTACACTACTGTAAAAAAGCAGAACCAATTATTTCACACAACTGTCAGTAAAAAACAAATGctataacattacatttttttttttcatttatgaacataattttttttaacaataaatatataaattttatttcattcaaaataataaaagtataaaatataaataataaaaatgtacaatatttataataatctgaaAACATTTGTGTgttagaaaacaaaaacaagttTTGAATGCGAAATTCCATTCATCCATTGCTCCAACAATGTCCAACTCCAGGTTGgcgtcatttttattttttaattttattaccacCTAACGCCATGATCCATCATTTGTCTGCCAATGTTCAAACGGGCTTTTATCTGAAGCTTATCATTCTAATCATAACAAGAACTGCGCATCtatttgtacatttaaaacagatatttttttataaattatctattaataatgaatttccTCCATTAAAGTCAAAATtcattatagatttatattatctataaattatatacgacCTTCATAGTTAACTTGATAAATGCAAGTCACGGCTAAGTACAGCTATACTTGCTCTAATtagttatcttaatattaacaatgtaCTTCAATGAGAACGCGGAACACGGCAACGAAATTTTGATTTcacgtataataaataaaaaaagatataattatatcattcagtttaatataaattcataatgcGAGTTTGTTCTGGTAATTGATTTTCATATATCGACATATTATTTCCAATATGTTGAATCTgaatatatttcgtataaatgtgttatattctcgaaaatgttaattagtataaaattaactatttcatTATTCCTACTGCACCTTTTTCTTATCTTTAGGTATAAATAGGTATACGAACTTTTGCAATAGCTCAGTGAAAATCATTGTTCCGATAAAAACTAGCAGTGTTCCGATCCAATGGCCGAACGTGAATGGATTCCTGAAGTACAGTATAGAGAAGATCAGGGAAACGAATTTACGTAACGTGACCGTTAACGTCACAACGAGGGACGCACATTCCGTAGTCAAAACGTAAACCGCGCTAATGCACAGTCCTTGAGTGAGGACGTATAAAATAAGCCATAGAACTTGTCTGGGTAAAGAGAATCCGAGGAAATCGACTAGTGGAGTATCCATAGCCAACTTGATATGGCTTATCAGGTTCGGGGCGGTGGGCAACCATATGACTAGAGGCAATAAGTGAGCATAGTATAACGCTTCCCATGGATGCTTCCCGAACTTGGAGTATAGGGACTCCTGGAATATTCCCATACGAGCTGATATAAATAACGCGAACGTTAGAATCCCTATCCCCAGGCACCACCACAGCCAATCAATGAACTTTAACTTTTCTTCCTCAGCGGCGTCCTCGTGAGTCTCTCGCGGCGCCTTCACCTCTCCGCTGGATTGTATCGTGCATATAGCTATACCGGCGGATATCATGAAGATCGCTAAGTACTTCAGAACTGGATACTGCTTCTTCAATATCCAAACACCCATTGCCATGTTGGCCATGAGTGAGCCAGCTCGGAATATCATGTGGAGTGGCATCGATATATTGAAATCGAATGCATAATTATTCGCTACGCTGCTCGTCCAGAAGAATCCGACGAGTAATAGATACTTCTTGAATGGTATATGCCTCTTGGCTGTACCGAATTTGCCGACGGTACAAAATCCGCCGGCGGCTATAAACAGGAATTGGAGGAACGTCGCCAAATTACCAGCACCGGGATCTTCTTTCACGAGCAGCTCCAAAAACACCACGTTGGAGCAACATCCCACAAATACCATGCCAATGGCAAGGGCcgctttaatattcattatgaatctgaaaaaaatatatagagaatattgcgatgttattatatacacaAAGCGGCATAATATTTGAACCTCAATAAATGATACAactaagtaatataattactacAATAATGGCATTAAATGACAAGGAAGTTATTTAATCTTAGATGATTAGAAGAgcaagataataatatattcactcATAACCAAAAATCAAACATACAAGAACAGCTAAAACCATAAGTAGGCTTTTGTTATAGTTAAGCGATAAAATCGTCTAAACTTTCATTAAcacgtaatattaatttaaagtaatggtTAATGTACTTACGTTTTCAACACTTTTCacattaatcttaaataaatactaaattcacaatttaaaacacattatGACAAGCCGCACGTTTGACAGCAGTGGCAAATGTATTTGTGTGTGTTATTGATGACAGACTGTATAAGTAGTAGTGACCGTGGCCCCGATAGTACGCATGCTCACACCGGCTGTAGGTAAAACAGTACGACTCTAATATTAGTgaacagatggcgctgtttataataattgctaCCAAACTTATACAAGCGAACACTCGTTTTAGTGAAAGgttttgtgttattatttttttgcgcGCATcactataaaaacttttataataaatttacatattacatacgTTTATTTTGCAGCTTCTTATAACGAACTAATATACTTAATCCATTTATCTTGCTTTTTATATAGTTGCAATAAAAGATGTACGGAACCTGTATCTGATATTAAAAGGGTCTGGAGAGATAGAAGGCGATTTATTAAGGCTTTATTATCATAACAATAACTGGGGACGCTTACAAAAATAGGTCTTTATATAACGGGGGTTTTGTGCTAAGGCGAGGCATTTttcgattttatatttgatccTTGAATTCTCTGAATTGTATTTTAGAGCCACAAAAGTTTTATCGATTTCACTTGTACTGaagatatgtaatatttttgtaatatgtcAAGTGTAATTTAAGCAATTAATGCATACCACTTATATTACTTCATTAAACTGATTTCTGCTGATTAGTCGACGCTTGAAGTTGACAATAAATtttgctattatttatttattttaaaatgaatcctTTATTACACCTTAACTTTCATCCTCCATCGATCGCATGTCGTGTTACAGCCAGCTTTGGAGTGGGGGTAAAATAAAAGACGCCTGGTAGAACTTTTGTAGTGTAGCATTTATAATCCCAATCGTTCGCCCAAGCGCCTCTTGTATGTTGTGTTATGATCGATATCCTTGACACCAGTTTGTATCGTCACACTACACTACtacgagttttattaatgaaaagatCGAAACGCTTCCTATGCAGTACGGCGACGCAAACCTGGGGTAAATGCACTGTTATTTGgacatctttttttataatattttgtttattatattttagtactagaattaaaatcaaaattaatctttCTTAATTAGctgctttataattattatgttgaatattaaaaacggTATTTCGACCAAAACtacattgaataaatttaaaaactgtcaCACTCAATATAAAGCCAGACCACATTTTAAATGGgtgttttgattaaatttgcGAACTGTCGAATAGTGAAATGTAACACAAACACTGGCAGTacccttaaatttaaaatcttttacagCTAATGACGTGAATTAAACAACAATCTCTCAATAGTATACGTAAATATATGCTCATTATTCACATCTCCCCAACGATGGCAAcacaatgtatttattctgttcatatttattctatattttctttccTCTTCGAACGTTATCCACGCTATTCCTTTTGACGTTTGGCAGACATAtgttacattacattacattacatttgttttaatataatctatgcACGTGTTTGCACAGATATATGCAATGGAATGActgaattacatttttatttgataaatttggTTGTTCGTACCGTAAAGACGTCTAATAAAATGCTAGTTTTTtacgaatatttattaagcaaCTCAGCTCTCTGTTCGTGACTTGAAAACCTGTGATGTGTAATGAAGGTAAATTGTACAATTCCATGAACGCTTCCTCTcgatataaatctatttataaagactacataattgatatatatataatacataattgttACGTGtcacgtatatataatatatttatataataactacatatatGATTTACGCATatgttataagatttttttattagttattttttttataaataacataataaacctgtttatttataatgacaaaGCAACtatatttcttcatatttgtttatttttattttaccgaGACATAAACAACCTTTCTTGAAATGTTTCTTTTCGTGtcccaaattttttttttttatttttattaattgaataaaacagGTTATAAGACCACATTCATTAAGTGTCAAATTATCcatgaaaatagaaaatcatgaaaaaaaaatcacaatcaaatttaaagtatttgaagtcacacatttataaaatatatatgttatatataaataatattatatatcagatattattaattaattaaaatttattcaacacGATCATTCTATtcattgcttttttatttacaaacaaaataacataacgATATCATAAAACATCAAACATGGGCATCGCATCGTGTGACGTTAGCGAGTGTATCACCTCTCTAGCACATAAGGGCCATATTACCGTCCCCACGCCGGTTGCATAACTGTCACATCCGTGCTATAACCGTTGGTGTAATTCAATTATTCCGGCTCGTTGCACGCGACTAACGACCTTATGGATAGACTCGTAGACGTGTTATAACGATTTGAGAAGGTAgccaatataatatacaacatatGGACTATGCcgtctttaaatttattgtacgtcaatataaatacagtaagtatttattttcgttatataaataaaatagttatttataacctttaaatgttattatttgccAGCCGATCTCAGCCGATAATTGTCGATTCTATCCGATGACAGTCGATTCTAGCCGATGTTATGAAGATTAACAACCACTTCGTATTATGACTCCAGCATGTGTGGAGTAAACAAAGGTGATTCCTTATTAGAAACattctataaaatacatcTCACAGACAATGCTGCCACAGACAAAAAAGTAATTAGGCGGATTGAGGAACAATTCCGTTCTTATGAAAATACAAtacgtttatattttcaacagtTTATACAGTGCGCTTACTACAAGTGTACATCGTCGAACTACACACGGTGTGTTAACAATGTTCTATACATGAATCTTGAACGCAAAAAGAATTCACCACAAaagagcgatcagtaggtttttcTGAGAGACAGCACtggggctataaaatcaaacgtcatgccttactctatccttaaagcggtTCCGGATTggaatataatgatggatacgtatgagaaacaatatgaaatcccagaggatattcgTGTGTCGGCCTCCAAACCagatatatttctgtattcgtgaattttaaagcgcgttgtatTAATAACGCTTACGGTTCTTTAAAAAACCAACATCCCTATAGACCACGCCATCAAGGTTAATAAGTATTAGAaactcacaaaaaatatttttgtggtaAATTTGTATGCGGTAGCAGTGCgggcgagaggtataacagccaaatctgtCTACAATccactaaaagacttgggcctctCCAGAACTAACGTACTTTGAACGCAGCCCTattaggttcgtttcaaatttggttaggtagaaagAGGAACTTGAATAGTAAAGGTGAGAGTTTAAAGCGCGTAGGATACGGCCCCTTAAcgctacacctgggtcgcaagccccaagcactgttgaagctcctttccctgcaacgcgatggagcCGGTATcggcacggtgaatccatggaagaGGTTTTCGTCTTAACGTAGatcatttaataagaaaaggGAAATGCTAAACGATGCAAACTTGTGTTATGCATACAAGTTAATTTGTTGGTGAAATCTGAAATTTAATCATAATGACAGTTTAGACCTTGTCGAGttggatttttaatttgtatagttaaaaataaggCTCTTATCTATGAACATTTTCAGTTGAAGTGtgtttttaatcttattaaaacatttatataaaatgctatCCAAATCCAAATTAAACCGGCGTAAACTGGATTCGGttctcaatttatttaagtcgACGTTTTGATTATTCTGCTACACTCATGTTCACGGAAAAGCTAGATGGGTCGAATAATTCAATGTtagatagtatattttatattataatcgttTATCTATTtggcatatatattttgataggcTAACTTTAAGTAAAATCTTATCTTTTAGAGATAAAGACCACGTGATAAggcgtttttattttacaacttgATCAGGACTATAACAGATTGGGTTGtatggaaaaaattatatctttagataatttacaaacttcattaatattatttacactggaattttcactttatgaccgtaatataaattttaactgtcatataaattgttaaaagaacatatattattgtatgacattatttttataaaatgattcgATGGTTGTCGATCCAAATATACACAAACTGAATAGTTAAAAGCAATTCAGCCAATAGGTACTGTTATAAACACTTAGCACATTAAAGTGTATGTCTGTATCATTTAATTATGACTgtatgtgtgtctgtgtgcTTATAGAGCACAAACTGTATggatttaatgatttttgcatttaaataagttgttatCTTGAGAAGTCAGGTAGGTAGACCGCAAGGACGCGATGCCGAAGGAATTGTAGAATTAGCGATGGCTTGTTATTTAAAGCTACAAAACATTTATGGCCCAAAGAAAACTAGAGCGtcctcatataaatataaacttagaattcaaagtattttaatatattttgtgagaATTcaatgatacaaaaatataagaaaagcgaagtaagtaaataaatcgTCCGTTTAATTAATACGGACACACAAACACCTTTATCTACATTGAAATTATCTCTGTTTGAGCAGCCGTTGTGcgctaaattttaataattccttcaAGATCACATCGTTTAtatgctattaaaataaaaataataaattaaaacaaaattacgtAAAGACAATGAGCAACAAATTTACAGtttctcttatatttttaattgtcaaTAATATGCTGATTGTCTGAATTACATTTAtagacaatattataatatatgtatgaataaaTGACGTGCCTCTTAGTTCAAATCGATGAAGGATTTGAAGTGTAAGGTCCTAGATAACATATACCCCTCTCGCTTAAATAAGCACATCAATCACTAAGCTCTGAAGCTTGACCTGTGAATGGATAaggaaacttttttataaataaaaaaaaaacacggcCTCATAAATCAAACTTTTGTCGTCACTGTTAACATATACTtactacattaaaaaaaaaaactcgccAACCAGAGACAAAATTACTACtttgttaaaagttaataagaTGAATTGCTTCAAAAACAACgactattattatacatacataaatacacaagtaaaaatatttcatgcaTAAATAAGGGCTTCACAAATtaagtttgtttgttattgacctagtttcataataaattgttattttacacAGTTGTTTAATAAGTTACTACACGGCAGGTGAGGTCCAGACTCATGCAAATTCATGATAACGGTTCTAATTTAGCTTAATTAAAACCCAGCCTCCAGATATAGGAGGAATCTTCAACCAGGGACATGGCTATGTGTGCTGCAATCACAAACTTCACACCTTGACCCTAACTTTGAATGGATTTCCGAAcgattttatgtatatatatattcattaaaaattctttactaTTTGTACAAAAACCAATATTATCTAAGACATTCGTTCTGAaatctgtaatataattatatatttgtatttgttgaaaatataatattctgtttaatatttattgtatgctTTATATGAATCCTGTGAAATTGTACgagtatatgaatattaaattatccaaACGTTAAACATATAAGTAACATCGTCttctaaatcttttaattactAGATAACTATTAAACtagtgaatttttatttctggtGCAAATAGCTGTTACAGAACAGGCTTCTGATGAGTAAAcaagttaaaacaataaaggTTAAAAGAACGAGTTAGTTTAACGAGAATAAATTACAGTTCCTAACTCATTATTTTCGCTAGCTCCGATCTCTGTTTATGCACTGATGGCCTATTCCGCTGTCTAGAGTCTAGACTACAGGATTGCGTTTACAGTGATACTGGAAGTGGAAGCGATTTTATAACCAGTTGAACAAGCTCCTATATTGGACGAAAGCAAATAACAAAAGCCGAGATCAATATTTACTGGTCGTCAATCCGCTATCGCTTATCTCAGTTCAGTTGTAAACAGTCCCTAAGTATAAACAGTATAAGCCAGTTTTTGTGACAGTCACAgacaacaatttaaaatgcCTTCCATGTATGTATCAGCTAACGAGAGTTTTGGTACACTCCGAGTCAATTCTTTTAATCAATATCTGGCATGATTTAGTAAAACTATCCGTAGCATCTTAGTAATGATGACACATAAGtatgaatatttgattataattttttaattaaaacgacaCCAGTAAGTTGaaagataaaacaatatacacaaataaatgaaattgtattgtaattatataaatagtatattttgtagtttttatctatctgtttattttgattaatctcTGAAACGGCCTCACTGATTTTGGCGGGACTTTCATGAGCAGATAgtccatttaataaaaagtaacttagaTAACATTTAccttagaaattttatattttaaatcacaaatatTCCTAGCCCACgaataattatctataaattaaaagtaacatcCAGAATTTCGGAGTTAAAATGAGGGTTGTAGGTAACAGCCGTGCTTTATGCAATACAATGGAATCTTCGTCTAAACTGAGTCAAATTGCAGATGCATACAGCAATAACAATTACACCCGAGGAGATCGTTCACCGCAAACTGTACCTCGGATAGTTGGTGGCAATAACGCATTCCATTTTAACTTGGATATATTGCAGCATCACGCACGTGCGCCGCGTTTTTGCATTGATATATTCACACCGCTGAACATTAAACGGCATGCTGTGAagcgtttaaaaaatttaaaagacattGACCACGTTTATGTATGGATAAATCAAATCGCTTACATTCGTTCCAATAATTATGCTTTGACAGATATCAAAGATAAGGTTGTTAtgtataaagattataaaataaataatattaaaaatatacttcttaAATAACAAACGCTCGTATCATTCTTAcgaaacattataaaacttaaattaatactattcaAGTATATACAGACACAAGCCATTTAAGTTTCAAAGTTCATACTAGCTGAAACCTAAGTTCCTGAGCAAATAGGTCAGTGCAGTTTTATTGTGAAACTTATTGAACTCAGACACGTCCAAATACTCGAAGACTGTTGACGTTATCTCCGGCATACTCCATCAGTTCGTCATACCTTCGATGGATCTTCGCCTCGATatgtcaaagtttttttttaggtgTCACTTTTGACGTCTTCATTTGACGCCGATtcgtagtaaataaaaattaagattataaaagCTATTTAATTGACATAATGGAAGCTAAAAAGAGCTTTTATGACAGTAATATGTTGGGCGAGCGATGGtgcttataaaatgtatttgagtttggaatttataaaaataaacaaagaaatgttttatgaaatgaaatcaataaaatacatattaattttttaaaaaatgtctacATAATTGTCTTATAATTATACTTGCACCCGGGAAGCACTCATTCGAGTAATCATACGCCAAAAATGCCGCAAACCATATTGTAGAGAGCTGATACTCTGACGATGACGGATATCGATAATTAACAAACATAGCTAAGAACCACGGCAAGCAAACTggctttcaaatgaaaaagaCCGCATCGAAAACGGTCGATCCGTTTGGGAGCTACAATACCACAAACAGACACACACGCATACATACAACAacgtcaaatttaaaatatatgtaccttTTTATTTCGAggattaaaaatctaaaatgaaaaaccaaaacaatatgtttttctaaatttaaaatttttcatacatatattaaaattgtgggctttgaatattaaaaaaaaaatagaagaaaacagtattatatatttatgatttgatTATTCcacatttatatagttttctttaaactATCGACGCGGCCCAACACCATCAGACATACAAGCACATTACACCGGGTTtacattgaattataataataatcaggtAACAGTAATATTGTCGGATGTAGCGCTTCGTTAGCCGGGTTT of the Danaus plexippus chromosome 13 unlocalized genomic scaffold, MEX_DaPlex mxdp_15, whole genome shotgun sequence genome contains:
- the LOC116770346 gene encoding UDP-xylose and UDP-N-acetylglucosamine transporter — its product is MNIKAALAIGMVFVGCCSNVVFLELLVKEDPGAGNLATFLQFLFIAAGGFCTVGKFGTAKRHIPFKKYLLLVGFFWTSSVANNYAFDFNISMPLHMIFRAGSLMANMAMGVWILKKQYPVLKYLAIFMISAGIAICTIQSSGEVKAPRETHEDAAEEEKLKFIDWLWWCLGIGILTFALFISARMGIFQESLYSKFGKHPWEALYYAHLLPLVIWLPTAPNLISHIKLAMDTPLVDFLGFSLPRQVLWLILYVLTQGLCISAVYVLTTECASLVVTLTVTLRKFVSLIFSILYFRNPFTFGHWIGTLLVFIGTMIFTELLQKFVYLFIPKDKKKVQ